Below is a genomic region from Paenibacillus rhizovicinus.
TGGCTCCCAGATCGATTCGATCCTAAACAACACGACGTTTAACGGAATCAGCGTTGCAGGTACTACAATTACGATCCAAGCGAATGATTCGACTGTGCAAATCGCACTTAGTGGTGTCGCCACTACGAACATCACTGGTCTTGATAGCACTGCCTCATTGGGAGGTATTTCGACTGCTATTACAGCAACGTCTACACAGCGTGCTAAACTTGGTGCTATGCAAAACCGTCTTGAGTACACGTCCAACAACTTGGGCACAACGTCTGAGAACATGCAAGCTTCTGAGTCCCGCATCCGCGATACGGACATGGCAAGCGAAATGGTTAAGCTGTCGAAGAACAACATTCTTCTTCAAGCTTCCCAAGCAATGTTGGCTCAAGCGAACCAACAGCCGCAAGGCGTTCTGCAACTGCTTCGTTAATCGTTATTGTTTCTCGAACAGAGACCCTAGATTATCTAGGGTCTCTCAGGCTGTCGAGAAAGTCTCGACAGCCTTCACTTTGCCCAATTAATTTAATACGACACCGCGTTAATATGTTATAATATAAGTAACATTTACGAACGGATGGTGCCGCGGTGCTACGATCGAACAAAGAAAAACAGCAGAATTACGAATTGGTTTCCATAGAAGATTTGGTACCTGCGGATCACATGCTTCGCAAGATCGATAAATACATTGACTTCACCTTTATCGACGAGAAGGTTCGCCATCTCTATTCGCAAGACAATGGGCGTCCAGCTAT
It encodes:
- a CDS encoding flagellin N-terminal helical domain-containing protein, coding for MIINHNLPAMNTHRNMLLNNAAASKNMEKLSSGLRINRAADDAAGLAVSEKMRGQIRGLDQAQRNVQDGISFVQTAEGAMNEVSAMLVRMKELNVQKANGTYSTSDKSNIDLELDQLGSQIDSILNNTTFNGISVAGTTITIQANDSTVQIALSGVATTNITGLDSTASLGGISTAITATSTQRAKLGAMQNRLEYTSNNLGTTSENMQASESRIRDTDMASEMVKLSKNNILLQASQAMLAQANQQPQGVLQLLR